The following are from one region of the Strigops habroptila isolate Jane chromosome 22, bStrHab1.2.pri, whole genome shotgun sequence genome:
- the ZNF687 gene encoding zinc finger protein 687, producing the protein MGDMKTPDFDDLLAAFDIPDIDTNEAIHSGHEEADAHIKQVPGEPGPPDHVLPHTDITAVSVIVKNTVCPEQLDALDGRSKDGHVIGSRLLQNGFGATEMPRSPTSRSVEAVASSNGECWVKEKGPKPLDIFSHFSPDPNEDNAANLIDRPRECKAKEKSLAVPSLSPSPTLSLDCKEPMGESTENLPPAFPQSFETGQAGSANGSPPAIPCIKKEESDSEEVGREASPKGLAAALGDSPLEHLKSVTVRYSADDSPITSWPGSDPNLDSSTSNLPEVKHSPASPREPFFKPSSPVVQSPRLPTSPKHLDNIALKEEQEVLEKSMGSPQSMSSAEEEEEEEDNNNDSPSSNSSRPLKVRIKTIKTSCGSITRTVTRVSSDSEPGSTKGPAEHSSQETSLEGASFSASADKEEGIVLEVSKEKMELSSPLKSIEGPKIVSVQLGNGTKLKGTVLPVSTIQNASSAMLIAASVAQQKSVVLPAKTGKAVAKNIINLVPQTLPKADTRTNISTVTQTTTITTTANQKVNGTTVVMVQPQKPSPTIAGTVISRSQSSLVEAFNKILNSKNLLPTYKPNLNPPADASLTLPPFGYRCLECGDAFALEKSLARHYDRRSMRIEVTCNHCTKRLVFFNKCSLLLHAREHKDKGLVMQCSHLVMRPIALDQMIGQPDITPLVSVTSFPASKVTGVAQDALATANGAQDLPILPLSNSSEQTNYSCFRCLECKEQCKDKAGLAAHFQQAAATGTTSSTVCTTCPMIMSNRCSFNAHQRIHKNRPPHVCPECGGNFLLANFEAHLKEACLHFSRRVGYRCPSCAVVFGGVNSIKSHIQTSHCEVFHKCPICPMAFKSAPSAHAHVYTQHPGFSNQQSKMIYKCAMCDTVFTHKPLLSSHFDQHLLNQRVSVFKCPDCPLLFAQKRTMLEHLKNTHQPQKPKEDLAKKAAILLTPKQEPVETPVSKISESSSSSTEEDEPPSSPELRKTKRSRFQRKTVNKSKGSGWTCGVCHSWFPERDEYVSHMKKDHGKSVKKFPCHLCERSFCSAPSLRRHVRVNHEGIKRVYPCRYCTEGKRTFSSRLILEKHIQVRHGIKVTDQTKSQEVVIARIGTGTMQVSGRKRKLSSDEGDSCSEEPDSTTPPSKNSKSDRKAPFRCRKCGYLASSSADFQEHIPQHRTDESSHQCRECGLCFTSQVSLNRHRFITHKKKKGAGELEEPGPRSPLEGGAPHAGDGKLSCKVCGRCFDSQLNLKTHFRTHGMAFIRARQNASPDN; encoded by the exons ATGGGTGACATGAAAACTCCAGATTTCGATGACCTTCTGGCAGCTTTTGATATTCCTGACATTGACACGAACGAGGCCATCCATTCTGGCCACGAGGAAGCTGATGCTCACATCAAGCAAGTCCCTGGAGAGCCAGGACCTCCTGACCACGTCCTGCCCCACACAGACATCACCGCTGTCAGCGTGATTGTAAAGAACACGGTGTGCCCCGAGCAGCTCGATGCCCTGGACGGGCGCAGCAAAGATGGGCACGTCATCGGCTCCCGCTTGCTGCAGAATGGCTTTGGGGCCACCGAGATGCCCAGGTCCCCCACTTCCAGGTCTGTGGAAGCCGTAGCATCCTCCAACGGGGAGTGCTGGGTGAAGGAAAAAGGTCCCAAGCCCCTGGATATCTTCTCCCATTTTAGCCCCGATCCCAATGAAGACAACGCTGCCAACCTGATTGACAGACCCCGGGAATGTAAGGCGAAAGAGAAATCCCTTGCTGTGCCCTCCCTCTCCCCGTCTCCCACCCTGTCCCTGGACTGCAAAGAGCCCATGGGAGAGAGCACAGAGAACCTGCCCCCGGCATTCCCGCAGTCCTTTGAAACCGGCCAGGCAGGGAGTGCAAACGGGTCCCCTCCTGCCATCCCCTGCATCAAGAAGGAGGAGTCTGACTCGGAGGAGGTGGGCCGTGAAGCCAGCCCAAAAGGTTTGGCTGCGGCCTTGGGTGACAGTCCCTTGGAGCACCTGAAATCAGTCACCGTTCGCTACTCCGCAGATGATTCTCCCATCACGTCCTGGCCTGGATCCGACCCAAACCTCGACAGCAGCACCAGCAACCTTCCTGAAGTGAAACACTCGCCCGCCAGCCCCCGGGAGCCCTTCTTCAAGCCTTCCTCACCGGTGGTACAGAGCCCCAGGCTCCCCACTTCTCCAAAGCACCTGGACAACATCGCCCTCAAGGAAGAGCAAGAAGTTCTGGAGAAGTCAATGGGAAGTCCGCAGAGCATGTCcagtgctgaggaggaggaggaggaggaagacaacAACAATGATTCCCCTTCCTCCAATTCCTCGCGGCCCCTGAAAGTGCGGATTAAAACCATCAAAACATCTTGTGGCAGCATCACCCGGACGGTGACCAGGGTCTCGTCAGACTCCGAGCCCGGCTCCACCAAGGGGCCGGCCGAGCACAGCTCCCAAGAGACCTCCCTGGAGGGCGCCAGCTTCTCCGCCTCGGCAGACAAAGAGGAAGGGATCGTGCTGGAGGTGTCCAAGGAGAAAATGGAGCTCTCCAGCCCCTTAAAAAGCATCGAGGGGCCAAAAATCGTCAGTGTCCAGCTTGGCAACGGCACCAAGCTCAAAGGGACTGTCCTGCCTGTCTCCACCATCCAGAACGCCAGCAGCGCCATGCTGATCGCTGCCAGCGTGGCTCAGCAGAAATCCGTGGTGCTGCCGGCGAAGACGGGTAAGGCTGTGGCCAAGAACATCATCAACCTGGTGCCGCAGACCCTGCCCAAAGCCGACACCAGGACCAACATCAGCACCGTGACGCAgaccaccaccatcaccaccacgGCCAACCAGAAAGTCAACGGCACCACGGTTGTGATGGTGCAGCCGCAGAAGCCTTCCCCTACCATTGCAGGCACGGTCATATCCAGGAGCCAGTCCAGCCTTGTGGAAGCCTTTAACAAGATCCTCAACAGTAAAAACCTCTTGCCAACGTACAAGCCCAACCTGAACCCTCCAGCCGACGCGAGCCTCACGCTGCCTCCCTTCGGTTACCGCTGCCTGGAGTGCGGGGACGCCTTCGCCCTGGAGAAGAGCTTGGCTCGCCACTACGACCGGCGCAGCATGCGCATCGAGGTGACCTGCAACCACTGCACCAAGCGCCTCGTCTTCTTCAACAAGTGCAGTTTGCTGCTGCACGCCCGGGAGCACAAGGACAAGGGGCTGGTGATGCAGTGCTCCCATCTGGTTATGAGGCCCATCGCTTTGGATCAAATGATCGGGCAGCCGGACATCACCCCCCTGGTCTCAGTGACCTCCTTCCCTGCTAGCAAAGTGACTGGTGTGGCTCAGGATGCCTTGGCCACCGCCAACGGGGCTCAGGACCTCCCCATCCTGCCGCTGAGCAACAGCTCAGAGCAGACCAACTACAGCTGCTTCAGGTGCCTGGAGTGCAAGGAGCAATGCAAAGACAAAGCCGGGCTGGCCGCGCATTTCCAGCAGGCAGCGGCCACGGGGACAACCAGCAGCACG GTTTGTACAACGTGTCCCATGATCATGTCCAATCGCTGCAGCTTCAACGCCCATCAGCGGATACACAAGAACCGACCTCCCCACGTGTGCCCCGAGTGTGGGGGGAACTTCCTCCTGGCGAACTTCGAGGCGCACCTGAAGGAGGCCTGTCTGCACTTCTCCCGCAGAGTGGGGTACAG GTGCCCCAGCTGCGCTGTGGTCTTCGGTGGGGTCAACTCCATCAAGTCCCACATCCAGACCTCCCACTGCGAGGTGTTCCACAAGTGCCCCATCTGCCCCATGGCGTTCAAGTCAGCCCCCAGCGCCCATGCGCACGTCTACACGCAGCACCCCGGCTTCAGCAACCAGCAGTCCAA AATGATTTACAAGTGTGCCATGTGCGACACGGTTTTCACCCACAagcccctgctctcctcccacTTCGACCAGCATCTGCTTAACCAGCGGGTCAGTGTCTTCAAGTGCCCGGACTGCCCGCTGCTCTTCGCCCAGAAGCGCACCATGCTGGAGCACCTTAAG AACACTCACCAGCCCCAGAAGCCCAAGGAAGACCTGGCAAAGAAGGCGGCCATCCTGCTCACTCCCAAGCAGGAGCCTGTTGAAACCCCCGTGTCCAAGATCTCGGAGTCGTCATCGTCCTCCACGGAGGAGGATGAGCCCCCCAGCTCCCCCGAGCTGCGCAAGACCAAGCGGAGCCGCTTCCAGCGCAAGACGGTCAACAAGTCAAAAGGCAGCGGGTGGACGTGCGGCGTCTGCCACTCCTGGTTCCCGGAGCGCGATGAGTACGTCTCCCACATGAAGAAGGACCATGGCAAG TCGGTGAAGAAGTTCCCCTGCCACCTCTGCGAGCGCTCCTTCTGCTCCGCTCCCAGCCTCCGGAGACACGTGCGAGTGAATCACGAAGGGATCAAGCGCGTCTATCCCTGCCG GTACTGCACGGAGGGCAAAAGGACCTTCAGCAGCCGGCTCATCCTGGAGAAACACATCCAAGTGCGACATGGGATCAAGGTGACCGACCAGACAAAGAGCCAGGAGGTTGTTATTGCCCGGATAGGGACCGGCACCATGCAG GTGTCCGGTCGGAAGCGGAAGCTGTCCTCGGATGAAGGCGACTCGTGCAGTGAGGAGCCCGACAGCACcacccccccctccaaaaaCTCCAAGAGCGACCGCAAGGCCCCGTTCCGGTGCCGCAAGTGCGGTTACCTGGCCAGCAGCTCCGCCGACTTCCAGGAGCACATCCCCCAGCACCGGACTGACGAGAGCTCCCACCAGTGCCGGGAGTGTGGGCTCTGCTTCACCTCCCAGGTCTCCCTCAACCGCCACCGCTTCATCACCCACAAGAAGAAGAAGGGAGCGGGCGAGCTGGAGGAGCCGGGGCCCCGGAGCCCGCTGGAAGGAGGCGCCCCGCACGCGGGCGATGGGAAGCTGTCCTGCAAAGTGTGCGGCCGCTGCTTCGACAGTCAGCTCAACCTCAAGACGCATTTCCGCACCCACGGCATGGCCTTCATCCGGGCCAGGCAGAACGCGAGCCCCGACAACTAG